In Drosophila subpulchrella strain 33 F10 #4 breed RU33 chromosome 3R, RU_Dsub_v1.1 Primary Assembly, whole genome shotgun sequence, the following are encoded in one genomic region:
- the LOC119547057 gene encoding chromatin modification-related protein eaf-1 isoform X1, whose amino-acid sequence MAAASAGQQQQQHQHQHKLNIAGSAETVVSDMHHQQQQQQMLPLHQHQQQQQQQHHQFFQQQQTKFVSRVVTSATVQQQQQQQHQQLQQHQHTQQILPAGLVNGNGSGNMMQVSNQLQQQQQRASQQQQHIFVCPTSNQQQLLLQHQQQQQQQQQQQQHTKQRQAQIKLPIKSTATAGVTAATVAAAAAAGATHCMPTTIASRQMSQNNQLYAKNVAKANNASSNGNRKTTTTYNGNLAPGWRRLTNNNEVAYISPSGKTLSTQFQIKDYLLTQGTCKCGLPCPLRPEYLFDFNAQVPNMPLKLPTEAPTSMPTPCLHQRRFLESQQLQLPQQPQQQHQQQQQQQTQLQQQHLQQQQQQQQQAVKDVSVTVSVSGPAAVSDVFSTLMTSTARTATTATPTAAAAATSPAQAATTTTLELANKDADCHKYGDNKLPASVRNTPTPTPAPTPPLPLPLPNAMPTSQALALGGLAVGGNLPKRSTGGHVIKQPANALAPPNTTPGGATNIIQQQQQQQHPNFKDDPAGYLQQQTAMLHNSLGVGLDATKTAAGTSTARGLPQEPIVHSSQQQQQQQQQQLQQQQLQQQQLQQQQHLQQLQRQKIRRLSLFGKWETDPVPASNSQPAAGTRTLQVDTAAFARPQKPQITSVTMVPAPQESPVSSSATEMLEKRPEQVGAISTSHESPRQSLSSPTDSVDSAKSTPSASPKPQMHVQLQPQLLQMRTQPQANLPAPAPVTLPAHVRVMRQQQTQIIPGQRLPVVSSSAAMATMTRSIVTSSAGTSTITGRPVTTTLANSNPTVAQLQSMANAMGAGGGGGQLIMTSSGQLLVIPTANKQAAQRQPGQGVIIQQQQPAELHPQPGGGYIVSQPSPVASASSSSSSSTVILNSGGAKLLHHQIITSQAGQINQATAGGTGNQPQTVLLNTLPNGGYIVQQQQPSQTQQQAEQILAMPQPPPAQTLIISSPDTKRRARKRKSSICHTPPPSGSPAKTISPQISPSIPSQAPALLHQQAAAAAAAAAAAAPQFQQQFQLSPGIQGIVVNKPNPPQAQQTQQLLLQNGQILQQVNLIGQQLLMPAGLVMGPDATLLQIQNMPTTSLMTPQGPVMLRTPSPQNKPSFISPSAGGQQYLVGANGQLSPIGQIYSTPMGLVMPTGQQGGASFVQASPTTTTIQIQQQPAPQPTQISLQPAQATYMTETVMSRQGTAASPPDTTTCSPRSPERPPSHRSSGSDMVQCVSSSEPDAAVSPQSAESRQSPSSTDCERSICNNNLFTQPSGLYKHSEPKIRRIHITSQTAAENGMSLMQGQGMRLATSNINSTSASMSITSSSSAPLTTNAMAGHRQFLHRQPVVQHHHNPNIANNSHSNTFLHSHKVVNVDYQESPTTTQLITSVPSAPILDKVPAPPVEKATTRTPTKRSRRPQRGVARETPSAAGRNFLMPPRSFAIGELIWGPARGHPAWPGKIVKMPDGVCTPSQQFDHVWVQWFGGGGRSTSELIPVNSLQSLSEGLEAHHKAQKDTRKSRKLNSQLERAIQEAMTELDNISASSTPAATSSSSSAAIAAVPSASAGPAIIGGQQQYQQQQHQHQQQSPSSTNNKINGLARSKRQANNTSGASMVLTTSTAATLSGLFNQQRAKPIRIAPAPPVATTGTGNMGTIQAAGAGAAVASTGAGTTTTLARSEILKLAK is encoded by the exons ATGGCCGCCGCATCTGCTggccagcaacagcagcaacatcagcaccAGCACAAACTGAATATTGCTGGGAGTGCTGAGACAGTGGTCAGCGATATGCAtcaccaacagcagcagcagcaaatgtTGCCGTTGCACcaacatcagcaacagcaacagcagcaacatcatcagtttttccagCAGCAACAGACGAAATTTGTATCGCGGGTCGTTACAAGTGCAAcggtgcagcagcagcagcagcagcaacatcagcaactgcagcagcatcagcataCGCAACAGATATTACCAGCTGGCTTGGTAAATGGCAATGGCAGCGGCAACATGATGCAAGTATCCAatcaactgcagcagcagcaacagcgcGCCAGTCAGCAACAGCAGCATATATTTGTCTGCCCCACCAGCAACCAGCAACAACTCCTGCTgcaacaccaacagcagcagcagcagcagcagcaacaacagcaacacacCAAACAGCGCCAGGCGCAAATAAAGTTGCCAATAAAGTCAACGGCAACGGCTGGAGTAACGGCGgcaactgttgctgctgctgctgctgctggggcaACGCATTGCATGCCGACAACAATTGCATCGCGTCAAATGAGTCAGAACAATCAGCTCTATGCCAAGAATGTTGCCAAAGCCAACAATGCCAGTAGCAATGGCAACAGGAAGACTACGACCACGTACAATGGAAATTTGGCCCCTGGCTGGCGTCGCTTGACCAACAACAATGAGGTGGCCTACATCAG CCCCTCGGGCAAAACGCTGAGCACGCAGTTCCAGATCAAGGACTATCTCCTCACCCAGGGTACCTGCAAGTGCGGCCTGCCGTGTCCGCTGCGCCCCGAATACCTGTTCGACTTTAATGCCCAG GTGCCCAACATGCCGCTTAAGTTGCCAACGGAGGCGCCAACGTCGATGCCAACACCTTGCCTGCATCAGCGGCGATTTCTTGAATCTCAGCAGCTACAGTTGCCACAGCaaccgcagcagcaacaccagcagcaacagcagcagcaaacccaactgcaacagcaacatctacagcagcagcagcagcaacaacaacaggcTGTCAAAGATGTATCGGTAACCGTATCCGTATCTGGGCCAGCAGCTGTCAGCGATGTGTTCTCCACGCTGATGACATCGACAGCAAGAACGGCGACAACGgcaacaccaacagcagcagcagcagcaacatcaccaGCCCAagcggcaacaacaaccacactTGAATTGGCCAACAAAG ACGCTGATTGCCACAAATACGGCGATAACAAATTACCTGCCTCGGTCCGGAACACGCCCACGCCCACGCCGGCTCCAACGCCCCCGCTACCGCTTCCGCTTCCCAATGCGATGCCAACTAGTCAAGCATTAGCCTTGGGCGGGCTCGCAGTCGGCGGCAATCTCCCCAAGCGCTCAACTGGGGGACATGTGATAAAGCAGCCAGCCAATGCTCTTGCGCCACCAAACACGACTCCCGGAGGAGCCACCAACATCatccagcaacagcagcagcagcaacatcccAACTTCAAGGACGATCCGGCTGGCTATCTCCAACAACAGACTGCAATGCTGCACAACAGCCTGGGAGTTGGCTTAGATGCGACAAAAACGGCAGCAGGAACTTCCACAGCGAGAGGTCTGCCACAAGAACCCATTGTGCACAGctcccagcagcagcagcagcagcaacaacagcaactccagcaacagcaacttcagcaacagcaactccagcagcagcaacatctgcAGCAGTTGCAGCGTCAAAAGATTCGTCGCCTGTCGCTCTTTGGAAAATGGGAAACAGATCCAGTACCCGCCTCGAATTCCCAACCAGCCGCGGGAACCCGAACCCTTCAAGTGGACACTGCAGCCTTTGCACGACCCCAGAAGCCGCAGATCACTAGCGTAACCATGGTGCCAGCTCCCCAGGAGTCACCCGTGTCGAGTAGTGCAACAGAGATGCTGGAGAAGCGACCCGAGCAGGTGGGGGCCATATCAACCAGTCACGAGAGTCCCCGGCAGAGTCTGTCCTCGCCCACGGACTCAGTTGATTCGGCCAAGAGCACGCCCTCCGCTTCCCCAAAGCCCCAGATGCATGTCCAGCTGCAGCCGCAGTTGCTGCAGATGCGTACGCAGCCCCAAGCGAATCTTCCAGCTCCGGCCCCGGTCACCCTGCCCGCCCACGTTCGTGTGATGCGTCAGCAGCAGACGCAGATCATTCCCGGCCAGCGATTGCCGGTGGTCAGTAGTAGTGCAGCCATGGCCACGATGACCAGGAGCATAGTGACCTCCTCGGCGGGAACGAGTACGATAACAGGTCGTCCGGTGACCACCACGTTGGCCAACTCGAATCCCACAGTGGCGCAGTTGCAATCCATGGCGAACGCCATGGGTGCAGGAGGTGGTGGTGGCCAATTGATAATGACATCTTCCGGGCAACTGCTGGTCATTCCGACGGCCAACAAACAGGCGGCGCAGCGTCAGCCCGGACAAGGTGTGATCATCCAGCAACAGCAGCCGGCGGAGTTGCATCCACAACCAGGAGGTGGTTATATCGTCAGCCAGCCCTCTCCAGTGGCGTCCGCCAgttccagcagcagcagcagcactgtGATTCTGAACTCCGGTGGAGCTAAGCTCTTGCACCACCAGATCATCACCTCGCAGGCTGGTCAGATAAATCAGGCGACTGCAGGAGGAACGGGAAACCAACCACAGACAGTGCTTCTCAACACTCTTCCCAATGGAGGCTATATcgtccagcagcagcagccatcGCAGACGCAACAGCAGGCCGAGCAGATCCTGGCTATGCCTCAACCGCCTCCGGCGCAAACACTTATCATCAGTTCGCCGGATACCAAGAGAAGGGCGCGAAAGCGCAAGAGCTCCATATGCCATACACCACCGCCGAGTGGATCGCCCGCCAAAACCATCTCACCCCAGATCTCGCCCAGCATCCCCAGCCAGGCACCAGCTTTGCTCCACCAGcaggcagcggcagcagcagcggcggcggcggcggctgcTCCACAATTCCAACAGCAGTTCCAGCTTAGTCCCGGCATTCAGGGAATTGTGGTTAACAAACCCAATCCCCCGCAGGCTCAGCAGACGCAGCAGCTACTGCTCCAGAACGGGCAGATCCTGCAGCAGGTGAATCTCATTGGACAGCAGCTTCTCATGCCGGCCGGCCTGGTGATGGGACCGGATGCTACTCTGCTACAGATCCAGAATATGCCCACTACCAGTCTGATGACGCCGCAGGGACCCGTGATGCTGCGTACGCCATCGCCGCAGAACAAGCCCTCCTTCATCTCGCCGAGCGCCGGGGGACAGCAGTACTTAGTGGGTGCCAATGGGCAGTTGAGCCCCATCGGGCAGATCTACTCCACGCCCATGGGCCTGGTGATGCCGACCGGTCAGCAGGGAGGTGCATCCTTTGTGCAGGCTAGTCCCACGACTACCACCATCCAAATCCAACAGCAGCCTGCGCCGCAGCCCACGCAAATCAGTTTGCAGCCGGCACAGGCCACCTACATGACAGAGACGGTGATGAGTCGCCAGGGAACGGCTGCCAGTCCGCCGGACACAACCACCTGCAGCCCACGAAGCCCGGAGCGTCCACCCAGTCATCGCAGCAGTGGCAGCGACATG GTACAATGCGTATCCAGTTCAGAGCCGGATGCGGCGGTTTCTCCCCAAAGCGCTGAGAGTAGGCAGTCGCCGTCTTCCACAGACTGTGAGAGGA GCATCTGCAACAACAATCTGTTCACCCAGCCAAGTGGGTTATACAAGCACTCGGAGCCAAAGATACGGCGCATCCACATCACCTCGCAGACGGCGGCCGAGAACGGGATGAGCCTGATGCAGGGACAAGGTATGCGACTGGCCACATCTAACATCAACTCCACATCCGCATCCATGTCCATAACATCGTCATCGTCGGCACCACTAACCACCAATGCGATGGCGGGACACCGCCAGTTCTTGCACCGCCAGCCGGTCGTGCAGCACCACCACAATCCAAACATTGCCAACAACAGCCATTCAAACACCTTTCTTCATAGCCACAAAGTAGTTAACGTTGACTACCAGG AGTCGCCCACAACAACGCAGCTCATTACATCGGTTCCAAGTGCACCAATTCTGGATAAAGTTCCTGCACCACCGGTCGAGAAGGCGACAACTAGGACGCCAACCAAACGTTCGCGGCGACCGCAGCGAGGAGTGGCTCGTGAGACACCCTCAGCGGCCGGTAGAAACTTTCTGATGCCGCCGCGATCCTTCGCCATTGGGGAACTGATCTGGGGTCCGGCCCGGGGCCATCCCGCCTGGCCCGGGAAGATCGTCAAGATGCCCGACGGAGTGTGCACGCCGTCGCAGCAGTTCGACCACGTCTGGGTTCAGTGGTTCGGCGGCGGCGGGCGCTCCACCTCCGAACTGATTCCGGTCAACTCGCTGCAGAGTCTCTCCGAAGGTCTGGAGGCACATCACAAGGCCCAGAAGGATACGAGAAA GAGCCGCAAACTGAACTCGCAACTCGAGCGGGCCATACAAGAAGCAATGACTGAGTTGGATAACATTTCAGCCTCCTCAACACCCGCAGCCACATCCTCCTCATCATCCGCCGCCATAGCTGCTGTTCCTTCGGCATCGGCAGGACCAGCTATAATTGGCGGACAACAGCAatatcagcagcagcagcaccagcaccagcagcagtcGCCCTCTTCAAcgaacaacaaaataaatggACTCGCGCGGAGCAAGCGCCAGGCCAATAACACAAGTGGGGCCAGCATGGTGCTGACCACCAGCACGGCGGCCACATTGAGTGGCCTCTTCAATCAGCAGCGAGCCAAGCCCATACGCATTGCTCCGGCTCCACCGGTGGCCACCACAGGCACCGGGAATATGGGAACGATACAAGcagctggagctggagctgcTGTGGCATCGACTGGAGCAGGAACCACCACTACTCTCGCCCGTTCCGAGATCCTGAAGCTGGCCAAATGA
- the LOC119547057 gene encoding chromatin modification-related protein eaf-1 isoform X2, translating to MAAASAGQQQQQHQHQHKLNIAGSAETVVSDMHHQQQQQQMLPLHQHQQQQQQQHHQFFQQQQTKFVSRVVTSATVQQQQQQQHQQLQQHQHTQQILPAGLVNGNGSGNMMQVSNQLQQQQQRASQQQQHIFVCPTSNQQQLLLQHQQQQQQQQQQQQHTKQRQAQIKLPIKSTATAGVTAATVAAAAAAGATHCMPTTIASRQMSQNNQLYAKNVAKANNASSNGNRKTTTTYNGNLAPGWRRLTNNNEVAYISPSGKTLSTQFQIKDYLLTQGTCKCGLPCPLRPEYLFDFNAQVPNMPLKLPTEAPTSMPTPCLHQRRFLESQQLQLPQQPQQQHQQQQQQQTQLQQQHLQQQQQQQQQAVKDVSVTVSVSGPAAVSDVFSTLMTSTARTATTATPTAAAAATSPAQAATTTTLELANKDADCHKYGDNKLPASVRNTPTPTPAPTPPLPLPLPNAMPTSQALALGGLAVGGNLPKRSTGGHVIKQPANALAPPNTTPGGATNIIQQQQQQQHPNFKDDPAGYLQQQTAMLHNSLGVGLDATKTAAGTSTARGLPQEPIVHSSQQQQQQQQQQLQQQQLQQQQLQQQQHLQQLQRQKIRRLSLFGKWETDPVPASNSQPAAGTRTLQVDTAAFARPQKPQITSVTMVPAPQESPVSSSATEMLEKRPEQVGAISTSHESPRQSLSSPTDSVDSAKSTPSASPKPQMHVQLQPQLLQMRTQPQANLPAPAPVTLPAHVRVMRQQQTQIIPGQRLPVVSSSAAMATMTRSIVTSSAGTSTITGRPVTTTLANSNPTVAQLQSMANAMGAGGGGGQLIMTSSGQLLVIPTANKQAAQRQPGQGVIIQQQQPAELHPQPGGGYIVSQPSPVASASSSSSSSTVILNSGGAKLLHHQIITSQAGQINQATAGGTGNQPQTVLLNTLPNGGYIVQQQQPSQTQQQAEQILAMPQPPPAQTLIISSPDTKRRARKRKSSICHTPPPSGSPAKTISPQISPSIPSQAPALLHQQAAAAAAAAAAAAPQFQQQFQLSPGIQGIVVNKPNPPQAQQTQQLLLQNGQILQQVNLIGQQLLMPAGLVMGPDATLLQIQNMPTTSLMTPQGPVMLRTPSPQNKPSFISPSAGGQQYLVGANGQLSPIGQIYSTPMGLVMPTGQQGGASFVQASPTTTTIQIQQQPAPQPTQISLQPAQATYMTETVMSRQGTAASPPDTTTCSPRSPERPPSHRSSGSDMVQCVSSSEPDAAVSPQSAESRQSPSSTDCERSICNNNLFTQPSGLYKHSEPKIRRIHITSQTAAENGMSLMQGQESPTTTQLITSVPSAPILDKVPAPPVEKATTRTPTKRSRRPQRGVARETPSAAGRNFLMPPRSFAIGELIWGPARGHPAWPGKIVKMPDGVCTPSQQFDHVWVQWFGGGGRSTSELIPVNSLQSLSEGLEAHHKAQKDTRKSRKLNSQLERAIQEAMTELDNISASSTPAATSSSSSAAIAAVPSASAGPAIIGGQQQYQQQQHQHQQQSPSSTNNKINGLARSKRQANNTSGASMVLTTSTAATLSGLFNQQRAKPIRIAPAPPVATTGTGNMGTIQAAGAGAAVASTGAGTTTTLARSEILKLAK from the exons ATGGCCGCCGCATCTGCTggccagcaacagcagcaacatcagcaccAGCACAAACTGAATATTGCTGGGAGTGCTGAGACAGTGGTCAGCGATATGCAtcaccaacagcagcagcagcaaatgtTGCCGTTGCACcaacatcagcaacagcaacagcagcaacatcatcagtttttccagCAGCAACAGACGAAATTTGTATCGCGGGTCGTTACAAGTGCAAcggtgcagcagcagcagcagcagcaacatcagcaactgcagcagcatcagcataCGCAACAGATATTACCAGCTGGCTTGGTAAATGGCAATGGCAGCGGCAACATGATGCAAGTATCCAatcaactgcagcagcagcaacagcgcGCCAGTCAGCAACAGCAGCATATATTTGTCTGCCCCACCAGCAACCAGCAACAACTCCTGCTgcaacaccaacagcagcagcagcagcagcagcaacaacagcaacacacCAAACAGCGCCAGGCGCAAATAAAGTTGCCAATAAAGTCAACGGCAACGGCTGGAGTAACGGCGgcaactgttgctgctgctgctgctgctggggcaACGCATTGCATGCCGACAACAATTGCATCGCGTCAAATGAGTCAGAACAATCAGCTCTATGCCAAGAATGTTGCCAAAGCCAACAATGCCAGTAGCAATGGCAACAGGAAGACTACGACCACGTACAATGGAAATTTGGCCCCTGGCTGGCGTCGCTTGACCAACAACAATGAGGTGGCCTACATCAG CCCCTCGGGCAAAACGCTGAGCACGCAGTTCCAGATCAAGGACTATCTCCTCACCCAGGGTACCTGCAAGTGCGGCCTGCCGTGTCCGCTGCGCCCCGAATACCTGTTCGACTTTAATGCCCAG GTGCCCAACATGCCGCTTAAGTTGCCAACGGAGGCGCCAACGTCGATGCCAACACCTTGCCTGCATCAGCGGCGATTTCTTGAATCTCAGCAGCTACAGTTGCCACAGCaaccgcagcagcaacaccagcagcaacagcagcagcaaacccaactgcaacagcaacatctacagcagcagcagcagcaacaacaacaggcTGTCAAAGATGTATCGGTAACCGTATCCGTATCTGGGCCAGCAGCTGTCAGCGATGTGTTCTCCACGCTGATGACATCGACAGCAAGAACGGCGACAACGgcaacaccaacagcagcagcagcagcaacatcaccaGCCCAagcggcaacaacaaccacactTGAATTGGCCAACAAAG ACGCTGATTGCCACAAATACGGCGATAACAAATTACCTGCCTCGGTCCGGAACACGCCCACGCCCACGCCGGCTCCAACGCCCCCGCTACCGCTTCCGCTTCCCAATGCGATGCCAACTAGTCAAGCATTAGCCTTGGGCGGGCTCGCAGTCGGCGGCAATCTCCCCAAGCGCTCAACTGGGGGACATGTGATAAAGCAGCCAGCCAATGCTCTTGCGCCACCAAACACGACTCCCGGAGGAGCCACCAACATCatccagcaacagcagcagcagcaacatcccAACTTCAAGGACGATCCGGCTGGCTATCTCCAACAACAGACTGCAATGCTGCACAACAGCCTGGGAGTTGGCTTAGATGCGACAAAAACGGCAGCAGGAACTTCCACAGCGAGAGGTCTGCCACAAGAACCCATTGTGCACAGctcccagcagcagcagcagcagcaacaacagcaactccagcaacagcaacttcagcaacagcaactccagcagcagcaacatctgcAGCAGTTGCAGCGTCAAAAGATTCGTCGCCTGTCGCTCTTTGGAAAATGGGAAACAGATCCAGTACCCGCCTCGAATTCCCAACCAGCCGCGGGAACCCGAACCCTTCAAGTGGACACTGCAGCCTTTGCACGACCCCAGAAGCCGCAGATCACTAGCGTAACCATGGTGCCAGCTCCCCAGGAGTCACCCGTGTCGAGTAGTGCAACAGAGATGCTGGAGAAGCGACCCGAGCAGGTGGGGGCCATATCAACCAGTCACGAGAGTCCCCGGCAGAGTCTGTCCTCGCCCACGGACTCAGTTGATTCGGCCAAGAGCACGCCCTCCGCTTCCCCAAAGCCCCAGATGCATGTCCAGCTGCAGCCGCAGTTGCTGCAGATGCGTACGCAGCCCCAAGCGAATCTTCCAGCTCCGGCCCCGGTCACCCTGCCCGCCCACGTTCGTGTGATGCGTCAGCAGCAGACGCAGATCATTCCCGGCCAGCGATTGCCGGTGGTCAGTAGTAGTGCAGCCATGGCCACGATGACCAGGAGCATAGTGACCTCCTCGGCGGGAACGAGTACGATAACAGGTCGTCCGGTGACCACCACGTTGGCCAACTCGAATCCCACAGTGGCGCAGTTGCAATCCATGGCGAACGCCATGGGTGCAGGAGGTGGTGGTGGCCAATTGATAATGACATCTTCCGGGCAACTGCTGGTCATTCCGACGGCCAACAAACAGGCGGCGCAGCGTCAGCCCGGACAAGGTGTGATCATCCAGCAACAGCAGCCGGCGGAGTTGCATCCACAACCAGGAGGTGGTTATATCGTCAGCCAGCCCTCTCCAGTGGCGTCCGCCAgttccagcagcagcagcagcactgtGATTCTGAACTCCGGTGGAGCTAAGCTCTTGCACCACCAGATCATCACCTCGCAGGCTGGTCAGATAAATCAGGCGACTGCAGGAGGAACGGGAAACCAACCACAGACAGTGCTTCTCAACACTCTTCCCAATGGAGGCTATATcgtccagcagcagcagccatcGCAGACGCAACAGCAGGCCGAGCAGATCCTGGCTATGCCTCAACCGCCTCCGGCGCAAACACTTATCATCAGTTCGCCGGATACCAAGAGAAGGGCGCGAAAGCGCAAGAGCTCCATATGCCATACACCACCGCCGAGTGGATCGCCCGCCAAAACCATCTCACCCCAGATCTCGCCCAGCATCCCCAGCCAGGCACCAGCTTTGCTCCACCAGcaggcagcggcagcagcagcggcggcggcggcggctgcTCCACAATTCCAACAGCAGTTCCAGCTTAGTCCCGGCATTCAGGGAATTGTGGTTAACAAACCCAATCCCCCGCAGGCTCAGCAGACGCAGCAGCTACTGCTCCAGAACGGGCAGATCCTGCAGCAGGTGAATCTCATTGGACAGCAGCTTCTCATGCCGGCCGGCCTGGTGATGGGACCGGATGCTACTCTGCTACAGATCCAGAATATGCCCACTACCAGTCTGATGACGCCGCAGGGACCCGTGATGCTGCGTACGCCATCGCCGCAGAACAAGCCCTCCTTCATCTCGCCGAGCGCCGGGGGACAGCAGTACTTAGTGGGTGCCAATGGGCAGTTGAGCCCCATCGGGCAGATCTACTCCACGCCCATGGGCCTGGTGATGCCGACCGGTCAGCAGGGAGGTGCATCCTTTGTGCAGGCTAGTCCCACGACTACCACCATCCAAATCCAACAGCAGCCTGCGCCGCAGCCCACGCAAATCAGTTTGCAGCCGGCACAGGCCACCTACATGACAGAGACGGTGATGAGTCGCCAGGGAACGGCTGCCAGTCCGCCGGACACAACCACCTGCAGCCCACGAAGCCCGGAGCGTCCACCCAGTCATCGCAGCAGTGGCAGCGACATG GTACAATGCGTATCCAGTTCAGAGCCGGATGCGGCGGTTTCTCCCCAAAGCGCTGAGAGTAGGCAGTCGCCGTCTTCCACAGACTGTGAGAGGA GCATCTGCAACAACAATCTGTTCACCCAGCCAAGTGGGTTATACAAGCACTCGGAGCCAAAGATACGGCGCATCCACATCACCTCGCAGACGGCGGCCGAGAACGGGATGAGCCTGATGCAGGGACAAG AGTCGCCCACAACAACGCAGCTCATTACATCGGTTCCAAGTGCACCAATTCTGGATAAAGTTCCTGCACCACCGGTCGAGAAGGCGACAACTAGGACGCCAACCAAACGTTCGCGGCGACCGCAGCGAGGAGTGGCTCGTGAGACACCCTCAGCGGCCGGTAGAAACTTTCTGATGCCGCCGCGATCCTTCGCCATTGGGGAACTGATCTGGGGTCCGGCCCGGGGCCATCCCGCCTGGCCCGGGAAGATCGTCAAGATGCCCGACGGAGTGTGCACGCCGTCGCAGCAGTTCGACCACGTCTGGGTTCAGTGGTTCGGCGGCGGCGGGCGCTCCACCTCCGAACTGATTCCGGTCAACTCGCTGCAGAGTCTCTCCGAAGGTCTGGAGGCACATCACAAGGCCCAGAAGGATACGAGAAA GAGCCGCAAACTGAACTCGCAACTCGAGCGGGCCATACAAGAAGCAATGACTGAGTTGGATAACATTTCAGCCTCCTCAACACCCGCAGCCACATCCTCCTCATCATCCGCCGCCATAGCTGCTGTTCCTTCGGCATCGGCAGGACCAGCTATAATTGGCGGACAACAGCAatatcagcagcagcagcaccagcaccagcagcagtcGCCCTCTTCAAcgaacaacaaaataaatggACTCGCGCGGAGCAAGCGCCAGGCCAATAACACAAGTGGGGCCAGCATGGTGCTGACCACCAGCACGGCGGCCACATTGAGTGGCCTCTTCAATCAGCAGCGAGCCAAGCCCATACGCATTGCTCCGGCTCCACCGGTGGCCACCACAGGCACCGGGAATATGGGAACGATACAAGcagctggagctggagctgcTGTGGCATCGACTGGAGCAGGAACCACCACTACTCTCGCCCGTTCCGAGATCCTGAAGCTGGCCAAATGA